The nucleotide window TCTTCTGGCGACGGGCCAAACGGCGATGAACAACATTGCATCCGTGACTGAAAATCTTAAATCCGTCAGCGCCAAAGTCGATCACGGGCAGGGAACTGCGGGCGCTCTCGTCAACGATCGCGCACTCTATAACAATCTCGAAGCAACAAGCGCAGAAGCGAAGAGCACAGTTGCCGCAGCACAGACAGGCATCACCGATTTTCAGGACAACATGGAAGCGCTCAAGCATAACTTCCTGTTGCGCGGCTACTTCAAAAACCGTGGTTATGAGGATTCAAGCGATCTCGGGCGAGATGAAATCGTGAGCCTGCCGAGCGTGGCGACGAGCAAAGACTTCACCTTCTCTGCGAAGCACTTATTCGATAAGCCGGACTCAGCTAAACTCAAGAACGAAAAGTCATTGAAGGAAGCAGGCGAGGCTCTCGCCAACGAAGACTTCGGTGCCGCTGTCATCCAGGTATCGGCCGGCACGATAGGCAACTCGGACGACCTGGTCAAGCTTACACAGGCACGGTCTATGGTCATTCGCGACTATCTTGTGCAGCATTACGGCTTTGATGATACGAAGCTCAAAACGATCTCCGTCGGCAAGCAGGGTGGCACAAACTCCAAGGACGATTGGGGTGAAATCAAGATTCTCATTTATCCGCCAGGCACTGCGATGCCTGCTCTCAAGTCGCCATCGAAATCACCAGCACCTACGCCAACGGATGCTCCGCCGAAGACCGAGCAGAAGTAAGAACAATCAACCGCGAAGCTGCCTTTTTGCCGCAACCTGCTTCTCATTGTATGGAATATCAATTTCAACTACTGACCGGCGCTATCTGACCAGAACTATTCTGGACCCCGGTCAGTCTTCGTTTCACTTGAAAGGGAAAATTATGCCGTTGATTCATGTGTTGCTGGTACTGATCGTAGTCGGTGTTTTACTTTGGCTTGTCAACCGCTTTATCCCAATGCAATCGACGATCAAGGGCATATTGAATGCCGTGGTTGTGATCGTTGTTGTGCTTTGGCTTTTGCAGATTTTTGGATTGATTTCGCAGCTATCTACCATTCGCGTCGGGCATTGACCGCCGAAGGGAATGGATAGATAGAGGGATCAAGAATTACGAAGTGATCATGGACAGCCCTGAAATACGCGAAGCTGCTTGCAGCACGCGTCTTCAGGGCTGTTCGTATTGCTTTGCTTCCAACTCGGCCCATCGCGTATAGAGAGTATCGAGAGCTGTCTGCGCGGCTTCCATCTCTCCAATCGCCGCTTGCAGTCGAACGGGATCAACTACCACATCCGGCTGTTCGAGGACTGCGCGCCTGGTGGCAACCAA belongs to Acidicapsa ligni and includes:
- a CDS encoding MlaD family protein; its protein translation is MSRTARLGAFILGTLAVLVLGIFIIGSKKYLFTPTYTLRAKFANVAGLQSGADVLIGGVHSGTIRSIDLPTNPADKVTVTMELNKATHTIVKQDSIASIQTEGLLGNQFVSLSFGSPGQADVKDGQIINSVPPLEMAAILDKANSLLATGQTAMNNIASVTENLKSVSAKVDHGQGTAGALVNDRALYNNLEATSAEAKSTVAAAQTGITDFQDNMEALKHNFLLRGYFKNRGYEDSSDLGRDEIVSLPSVATSKDFTFSAKHLFDKPDSAKLKNEKSLKEAGEALANEDFGAAVIQVSAGTIGNSDDLVKLTQARSMVIRDYLVQHYGFDDTKLKTISVGKQGGTNSKDDWGEIKILIYPPGTAMPALKSPSKSPAPTPTDAPPKTEQK
- a CDS encoding Thivi_2564 family membrane protein, with the protein product MPLIHVLLVLIVVGVLLWLVNRFIPMQSTIKGILNAVVVIVVVLWLLQIFGLISQLSTIRVGH